Within the Arthrobacter sp. V1I7 genome, the region CCATACCTGAATCTTCTTCAATCCGGCCACCCCCCTGAAACGATGAGATGCTTCAAGCGTAGAAGCGCAGACGCCCGGAATCGAGGGCCGGACGGACTTCGGCGCCGAACCGTTAGCGGCGCCGCCCGGGGTCACCGGTCCGTGATCTGGAGCGCGTTCCTCACGCGTGATACGGCAGAGCGCCGGTCCCAGCCCGGGTACCGGCGCTCTGCTGAGTCACAAGCTGTTGAACTAGTAATGGGGCGTTGCGCGGTGGAGAGCCCCTAGCCTTCGCAGTCGCGGCAGTATTTCAGGCCGTCCTTTTCCTTGGCCACCTGGGACCGGTGACGGACCAGGAAGCAGGAGGAGCAGGTGAATTCGTCTGACTGCTCCGGGACAACGATGACGGTCAGCTCTTCGCCGGACAGATCAGCGCCGGGAAGATCGATACCTTCGGCCGTGTCGGTCTCGTCGACATCAATCACCGCGGTCTGGGCGCCACCGCCGCGCGACGCCTGAAGGGCCTCCAGCGATTCGGCTCGAGATTCTTCGTCTGTCTTGTTGCGGGGGGCATCGTAATCGGTAGCCATAGCGGGATTCACTTTCGTTGCTGCGCAGCGCCATTCCAGGCACCTCAGTGAAGCAGTTTAGGTCAAAATGCCCGGACTTGAAGAATAGTGTGTTCAACCCGACATCGGCGTCCCGCGGCCCGTCCCGGAGCCCTTCCCGCCGCCACGTTTGAGCACGCCGGTAGCGATCCCACGGCCCACGTCCTAGCCTTGAAGGACCCTGTTCAGGACCGTTGCGGACCGGACCCAAAGGAGGCTCCTTCAATGGCTGCGAAACTCAACAAGAAATCGCTGGAACACGCCAAGAAGCTGATCAAGGAGGGACACGTCCACCGGGATGAACGCGACGACTGGAGCGAGCACGCGCCGTCGACCGAGCAGGAAAACAAATTCATCGACAAGCACGGTTTCGATGAATTCACCCGCTGGCACTTAGGCCTGGACCGCGAGGCGTCCGAGGGAACGAAAGGCAGCGTGAGCTTCCCCTTCGGAGACTTCACGAAGATCCACCGCTGCGCGGTCATCTCCCTGGAAAGCCGGGCAGCACAGTACGGTCATGACGATATCGCCAAGGCGGCAAAGGACCTCCTGGAGCGGATCGACGCCGAGTAGAGGGCGCCGGGCGGGCCGGCCGCCGACTACGCCACGGGCCAGACGACGAGTGTCTTCCACTGTGAGGAGTCCGGCTCCCTCCCCGGATCGCTGAGGTAGTACTCCCACATCTCCTCCGCGGGTGCGACAGCCTCGGCTGCCATCCGCGCCATGAGCGCCTGATAGGTTTTCTCGAGGTTCTCGTACGGTCCGATGTGCATGGCCTCGTACGCTTCCCCGGCAGGGAGCGACCCGGCCGTCACGCCGCCCTCGCCCGGTCCCGGGAAGGGCGCGGCCAGCGGAAAGCCGGCCTCGACGTCGACGACGTCGCTGGGCACCCCCCGGTACAGCGCGAACGGCGGTCCGGCCAGCTGGACATGCTGCTGCTGCACCGCGCCCACGACGGCACCGTACGCGCGGCCGAAGAATTCACGGAGACCGGTCACCGGCACCCTTTCACGCACGACGGCGGTCGGCTGCTCGTGGAGTTGGGCGGACGTAATCTCCGGCGTCTTTTCCGGATTCGCTTCAGTCATATGCCCAGCCTCCGTCCGCCCACTTTCCCGGTCTAGGGCCTAACGTCCCACCGGATTCACCGGTCCCGCGCCCGGTTCCCGGGTGGCATCTTCAACTGGCGCCGGCCGTCACGAAATGAACTTTATTCATTTAGGTCTTGCCCTACCGACGTCGGCCCCCGATACTAAATGAACGTCATTCATTTCGTGACGCCCATCTCACTGGAGTAAGTACATGATCGAAATCACCTGCCTGAACGCCCCCACTTCCCCGGCGCGGACCACGCCGTCGAGCCGCGCGGCCCTCCGGGTCGGTGTGGTCCAGCACCGCTGGCACGCCGACGTCGCCGCTCTCCGCGCCGAACTCGACGAGGGCATCGAGCGCGCAGCCCGGCTGGGAGCCACCGTTGTCTTCCTTCCCGAGCTCACGCTCTCCCGCTATCCGGCGGATAGGCTGCCCGAAAACGACACCTCACGGCCCGGAGCTGTACGTGCCCGCCCGTCGGACCTGGCGGAGGACCTGCTGACCGGGCCCACGTTCCGGTTCGCCGCCGAGGCTGCCCGCCGGCACGGGGTCTGCGTCCACGCCTCGCTGTACCAGCGGGCGGACAACCCGGACGGCACGGATGACGGTCTCGGACTGAACACGGCAATCCTGGTGTCCCCGGCAGGCGAACTGCTGGCCCGCACCCACAAGCTGCATATCCCGGTCACGGCCGGCTATTACGAGGACAAGTTCTTCCGCCCCGGCCCGGCCTCGACGGACGCCTACGAAGTCCATGCCCCGGCCGAACTCGGCGGCGCCCGGCTGGGCATGCCCACCTGCTGGGACGAATGGTTTCCGGAAGTCGCCCGTCTCTATTCCCTCGGCGGGGCCGAAATCCTGGTCTACCCCACCGCCATCGGCTCCGAACCGGACCACCCGGACTTCGACACCCAGCCGCTCTGGCAGCAGGTCATTGTCGGCAACGGCATCGCCAACGGCCTCTTCATGGTCGCGCCCAACCGCTGGGGGAACGAGGGGACGCTGAACTTCTACGGCTCGTCGTTCATTTCCGATCCGTATGGCCGGATCCTCGCCCAGGCGCCGCGGGACGAGTCCGCCGTCCTCGTCGCCGACCTGGACCTCGACCAGCGCCGGGACTGGCTGACGCTCTTCCCGTTCCTGGCCACCCGGCGTCCGGACACCTATGCCCGGCTGAGCGATCCCGTGCGCCCGGAAGCGCCGTTCGGCGGCGAGGCGCCCCTGTATCTCGAGGTGACCGCATGAGCAACTGGTACATGCCCGCAGAGACCGCCCCGCAGGAGCGGATCTGGATGGCTTTCCCCACCGGCGGGTACACGCTCGGCGACTCCGCCGAGGAAGCCCACGCCGCCCGGTCCGTCTGGGCCGCCGTCGCCAACGCCGTCGTCGACTTCGAGCCGGTCACCGTTGTTATCAGCCCCGACGACGTCGACACTGCCGCGCGCTATCTCCGGCCCGGCGTCGAGGTGCTCACCGCGGAGCTCAACGATGCCTGGATGCGCGACATCGGCCCCAGCTTCGTGCTGGACGGCAACGGAAACCTTGGTGCCGTGGACTGGGTGTTCAACGGCTGGGGCGCCCAGGAGTGGGCCTCCTGGGACAAGGACTCCCGGATCGCCGCGGAGGTCGCCGGCCGCTCGCAGGCCACGCATATTCCGTCCCCGCTCGTCAACGAGGGCGGCGGCATCCAGGTCGACGGAGAAGGCACCGTACTGATCACCGAATCGGTCCAGCTGGATCCCGGACGCAACCCCGGGCTGAGCAAGGCCGACGTGGAAGCCGAACTGGCCAGGACCATCGGTGCCACCCATGCCATCTGGCTCCCCCGCGGCCTGACCCGGGACTCGGAAAAGTTCGGCACCCGCGGGCACGTGGACATCGTGGCCGCCATTCCGTCACCGGGCACGCTGCTGGTCCATTCCCAGCAGAACCCGGAGCACCCGGATTTCGAGGTCAGCCGCGAGATCATCACGTTCCTGTCCACCACGCGGGACGCCGCCGGCCGGGAGTGGAACATCATCGAGGTCCCGGCGCCGCGGGCGCTCTCGGATGATGAGGGCTGGGTCGATTACAGCTACATCAACCACCTCGTGGTCAACGGCGGCGTTCTAGCCTGCACGTTCGCGGATCCCAACGACGAGAAGGCCCTCCGCATCCTCGCGCACGCCTATCCCGGACGTCGGGTTGTCGGCATCGATGCCCGCGAGCTGTTCGCCCGCGGGGGCGGCATTCACTGCATCACCCAACAGCAACCTGCGCTCTCCTAGAAAGGGTCGGACATGACTCAAACCATCCGCCAAAGTCCCACACCGGAGCCGGGGGCCGGTGCCGGCGGCACCGGTTCTGCCCACGGCATCACCGCGAAAGGCCTGAAAGGCGGACAGCTTGGCCTGCTCGCCGTCGTGGTCCTGGGGATCTCGACCATCGCTCCTGCTTACACCCTCACGAGCGCTCTCGGGCCGACCATCAATGAAGCCGGATTGCAGCTGCCGGTGATCTTTCTAATCGGGTTCATCCCGATGATCCTGGTTTCGCTCGCCTACCGGGAACTCAACGCCGACTCCCCGGACAGCGGCACAACGTTCACCTGGGTCACGAAAGCCTTCGGCCCCTGGGTGGGCTGGATGGGCGGCTGGGGGCTGCTGGCGGCCAACATCATCGTGTTGTCGAATCTGGCCGGCGTCGCGGTGGATTTCTTCTACCTTTTCCTGGCGCAGCTTACCGGCTCACCGGAGCTGGCCGATCTCGCGGCCAACAAACCCCTGAACGTTCTCACCTGCTTCGTGTTCGTCGCCCTGGCGGTCTGGATCAGTTACCGGGGCCTGCACACCACCAAGCTGGTCCAGTACGGGCTGGTCGGCTTCCAGTTGCTGGTTCTGGGACTGTTTGTCGTGATGGCCTTCGCCAACTGGTCCAGCTCGGAAACGGCCATCCCGTTCAGCTGGGAATGGTTCGACGTCACCAAGATTCAGACTTTCGGCCAGATCGCGGCCGGAATCTCACTGTCGATCTTCGTGTACTGGGGCTGGGATGTCTGCCTCACGGTCAATGAAGAGACCTCCAACGGCAAGAAGACCGCCGGCATCGCCGGAACCCTGACCGCCGTCGTGGTTCTGGGCATCTACCTCCTGGTGACGATCGCAACCATGATGTTCGCCGGGATCGGTGACGTCGGGATCGGCCTGACCAATGCCGATAATCAGGCGAACGTCTTCACTGCGCTGGCGTCCCCCATCATGGGTCCATTCGCCATCCTGATGTCGTTGGCGGTGCTGTCAAGTTCGGCGGCGTCGCTGCAGTCCACGTTCACGTCGCCCTCGCGCAGCCTTCTCGCGATGGCCCACTACGGCGCGCTGCCCAAGGTGTTCAACCACGTCAGCAAGCGCTTTTCCACCCCGGGATTCGCCACGGTGGCGGCTGGGGCGGTCTCCGCGGGCTTCTATGCCGTAATGCATGTGATCAGCGAGAACGTCCTCAACGACACCATTCTGGCGCTTGGCCTGATGATTTGCTTCTACTACGGGCTGACGGCCTTCGCGTGCGTCTGGTATTTCCGCGGCAGTGCCTTCAGCAGCGCCCGCCACTTTGTCCTGCGGCTGCTGTGCCCGCTGCTGGGCGGGGCGGGGCTGTTCGTGGTGTTCCTGCAGACAGCCGTGGACAGCTGGGCGCCCGAGTTCGGCAGCGGTTCCGAGTTCATGGGCGTCGGACTGGTCTTTGTCCTGGGCATCGGCGTCCTGGCACTGGGCGGGGTGTTCATGGTCCTGATGGCGCGGTTCCGGCCGGGCTTCTTCCGCGGCGAAAGCATCCGGCAGGACACCCCGGCGCTCGTGGCCCCGGAGTAGCCCCAGGGGAGGCCCCGCCGGCCCGAGTAAGCTCCGAGCCGGCGGGGTCTGTGGCGCCGCGTGACAGCCGACGGACTCGCGGCTACGGTCGAGGAGAGCACAGGACGGAGCGCCGCATACGGCGGCGAGCCCACGAGCAAGGGGAAGACATGCGCATCGTCATCACCGGAGCCACAGGCAACGCGGGCACGGCCCTCCTGAGACGGCTGGCCACGGCTAAGGCCGAAGGCGAGGACCTACAGATCGTGGGGATTTCCCGGCGCCATCCGGATTCCCGCGTCCCGCCTTACCGGGGCGTGGAGTGGCACAACGTCGATGTCGGCGAACCTGCTGCCGTTCCGCGCCTCGAAACCATCCTGCAGGGTGCCGACGCCGTGGTCCACCTCGTCTGGCAGGTCCAGCCAAACCACCGGCTGGACGAGCTTTTCCGGACCAATGTGACCGGCACCGCGAATGTGTTGACAGCCGCGAGCCGGGCGGGAGTGGGGCACTTTGTTTGCGCCTCATCGGTCGGCGCGTACTCACGGGCGGGCAAGGACCGGCGGGTGGCCGAAGACTGGCCGGTGGACGGTATCCAGGGATCCCACTACAGCCAGCACAAGGCTCAGCAGGAGGCCCTGCTGAATGAATTTGAGGCCGCCAACCCGGCTGTCACGGTCGCGAGGCTCCGCCCCGGTCTGATCTTCCAGGAGGACTCCGGCAGCGAGGTCGGAAAGTATTTCCTGGGCCGGCTGATACCCCGGGTGCTTCCGCCGAAACCCCGCATTCCGGTCCTGCCCGTTCCGCAGGAGTTGGTGTTCCAGGCGGTGCATGCCGATGACGTTGCAGATGCCTACTGGCGGGTCCTGCACCGACGGGCAGCCGGCGCGTTCAACGTGGCCGCCGAACCCGTGCTTGACCCGAACGCACTGGGCTGGCTGTTGGGGGCGCGGCGCATCCTGCCGCTGCCACTGGCGGTCCTGCGGGTCGTCGTCGATCTCGCCTGGCGGGCTCGCTTGCAGCCGACGGATGCCGGCTGGGTGGATATGGCCGCCGGGGCGCCGGTTATGGACACGACGAGGGCACGGGAAGAGCTCGGCTGGTCCCCCGGCCGCTCCTCGCTGCAGGCGATAGCGGAGGTCCTGGCCGGGCTGGGAAGAGGCGCCGGCGTTGCCGGCTCCCCTCCCCTGCAGGCGCGGTAGTCACATCCGCAGGGTGTTGGCTCAGGCCCACCGCAAAATGCCAGCCGGTTTCCAGTCTCAGCAGTTGGGCGAGTCATACTCGTAGGTCCCCGAATCGGCGGCGGCTGTTCCGGTGCAGTCCCCGTTCTGGGGCACTGCGTGCCCGTCCAGGTCCAGGGTGGAGAAGCTGGTTCCGGCACGGTCGATGGCCGGGCTGGTGCTCGTGAGGTGGAGGTCGGTCGGTGCGTTCACGAAACGTGCCGGAGCATTGGTGGACGTGCTGTTGCGCGTTACGTTAATCGGACCGTTGAGGACATTCTGCCGTTCGGTCCAGCCGGAGCCGTTGATCCACAGGGAGTTCTTGACGCCTACCAGGATATTGCCCCGGATCACCGTCGATGAAGGGCAAGTCGCATGGCAGACAATGCCTTGGGACTGCGGGCCGTTCAGGTAGACGGTATTGAATTCGAAAACAGTGCCGTTTGTGGGTCCGACTGAGGTGCCTGTGCCGCGGGCGACCAATCCCTTGGCCTCGGAGCAGTTGGCGCCGCACGTTGAACGGACCAGGTTGTAGCGGAAGGTGTTGCCGTCCGCAGTTCCTGAGGACCTTCCGATCTCGGCGAAGTTGTTGTTGTCCAAGGCCACATTGTGGTGAATGTAGTTCCGGTTGCCGTTGTAAATTTCGACTGCACTGCCGTCGCGGTTGTAATCATAGGAAGACGCGTTGGAGCCGCTGACCGTATTACCGGAGACCTCATTGTCGTTGCCGTTAATCAGCACGCCAAAAGCGCCGGAGTCATCACTGCAGTTCACTG harbors:
- a CDS encoding GyrI-like domain-containing protein, with product MTEANPEKTPEITSAQLHEQPTAVVRERVPVTGLREFFGRAYGAVVGAVQQQHVQLAGPPFALYRGVPSDVVDVEAGFPLAAPFPGPGEGGVTAGSLPAGEAYEAMHIGPYENLEKTYQALMARMAAEAVAPAEEMWEYYLSDPGREPDSSQWKTLVVWPVA
- a CDS encoding APC family permease, with amino-acid sequence MTQTIRQSPTPEPGAGAGGTGSAHGITAKGLKGGQLGLLAVVVLGISTIAPAYTLTSALGPTINEAGLQLPVIFLIGFIPMILVSLAYRELNADSPDSGTTFTWVTKAFGPWVGWMGGWGLLAANIIVLSNLAGVAVDFFYLFLAQLTGSPELADLAANKPLNVLTCFVFVALAVWISYRGLHTTKLVQYGLVGFQLLVLGLFVVMAFANWSSSETAIPFSWEWFDVTKIQTFGQIAAGISLSIFVYWGWDVCLTVNEETSNGKKTAGIAGTLTAVVVLGIYLLVTIATMMFAGIGDVGIGLTNADNQANVFTALASPIMGPFAILMSLAVLSSSAASLQSTFTSPSRSLLAMAHYGALPKVFNHVSKRFSTPGFATVAAGAVSAGFYAVMHVISENVLNDTILALGLMICFYYGLTAFACVWYFRGSAFSSARHFVLRLLCPLLGGAGLFVVFLQTAVDSWAPEFGSGSEFMGVGLVFVLGIGVLALGGVFMVLMARFRPGFFRGESIRQDTPALVAPE
- a CDS encoding agmatine/peptidylarginine deiminase, which codes for MSNWYMPAETAPQERIWMAFPTGGYTLGDSAEEAHAARSVWAAVANAVVDFEPVTVVISPDDVDTAARYLRPGVEVLTAELNDAWMRDIGPSFVLDGNGNLGAVDWVFNGWGAQEWASWDKDSRIAAEVAGRSQATHIPSPLVNEGGGIQVDGEGTVLITESVQLDPGRNPGLSKADVEAELARTIGATHAIWLPRGLTRDSEKFGTRGHVDIVAAIPSPGTLLVHSQQNPEHPDFEVSREIITFLSTTRDAAGREWNIIEVPAPRALSDDEGWVDYSYINHLVVNGGVLACTFADPNDEKALRILAHAYPGRRVVGIDARELFARGGGIHCITQQQPALS
- a CDS encoding NAD-dependent epimerase/dehydratase family protein produces the protein MRIVITGATGNAGTALLRRLATAKAEGEDLQIVGISRRHPDSRVPPYRGVEWHNVDVGEPAAVPRLETILQGADAVVHLVWQVQPNHRLDELFRTNVTGTANVLTAASRAGVGHFVCASSVGAYSRAGKDRRVAEDWPVDGIQGSHYSQHKAQQEALLNEFEAANPAVTVARLRPGLIFQEDSGSEVGKYFLGRLIPRVLPPKPRIPVLPVPQELVFQAVHADDVADAYWRVLHRRAAGAFNVAAEPVLDPNALGWLLGARRILPLPLAVLRVVVDLAWRARLQPTDAGWVDMAAGAPVMDTTRAREELGWSPGRSSLQAIAEVLAGLGRGAGVAGSPPLQAR
- a CDS encoding nitrilase-related carbon-nitrogen hydrolase, translated to MIEITCLNAPTSPARTTPSSRAALRVGVVQHRWHADVAALRAELDEGIERAARLGATVVFLPELTLSRYPADRLPENDTSRPGAVRARPSDLAEDLLTGPTFRFAAEAARRHGVCVHASLYQRADNPDGTDDGLGLNTAILVSPAGELLARTHKLHIPVTAGYYEDKFFRPGPASTDAYEVHAPAELGGARLGMPTCWDEWFPEVARLYSLGGAEILVYPTAIGSEPDHPDFDTQPLWQQVIVGNGIANGLFMVAPNRWGNEGTLNFYGSSFISDPYGRILAQAPRDESAVLVADLDLDQRRDWLTLFPFLATRRPDTYARLSDPVRPEAPFGGEAPLYLEVTA
- a CDS encoding DUF4193 domain-containing protein produces the protein MATDYDAPRNKTDEESRAESLEALQASRGGGAQTAVIDVDETDTAEGIDLPGADLSGEELTVIVVPEQSDEFTCSSCFLVRHRSQVAKEKDGLKYCRDCEG